The DNA window ACCCCCGCATCGCACCGCCGACGCCGGGCGTGACGCTGTCATACCGCCTGTTGGCCGGTAAGCAGCAACGCCACTGTACTGGCTGCGCTGGCGTAAGGGGATTTTTTAAAACCCATGTCTGCTCCATCGACGATACACTACTTCGACTACAAATATTCGTTTCCACTGGAATCGGGCGCAACGCTGCCGGGTTTTCGGCTGGCCTACACCACGCAGGGAACGCTGCGGCAGGAAAACGGCCAGTCGAACGTGGTGTGGATCTGCCACGCCCTGACGGGCAATGCCAATGTGAGCGACTGGTGGGGCGGGATGGTCGGCGCGGGTAAATTTTTTGATCCGGAAAAGCACTTTATCGTGTGCGCCAACGTGCTGGGCTCCTGCTACGGTTCGTCGGGGCCACTATCGGAGAATCCGGCCACCGGAGAGCCGTTTTACCACGACTTCCCCGTCGTGACCGTGCGGGACATCGTAAACAGCCTCGACCTGTTACGGCAGGAACTGGGTATCGACCGTATCCATACCTGCATTGGCGGGTCGTTGGGGGGTGAGCAGGCCTTGGAATGGGCGATCGACCAGCCCGACCTGATTCAGCGCCTGATTCTGATTGCGTCGGGCGCGGTGGCGTCGCCCTGGTGCATTGCCTTCAACGAAGCGCAGCGAATGGCCATCGAAGCCGACCCCACCTGGACCGAACGACGCGCCGACGCCGGGGCAATGGGTATGAAAGCCGCCCGCGCTATGGCCATGATTTCGTACCGCAACTACGACACCTACGGCTTTACGCAGGCCCTCGACAACAACGAACAACTCGACGATTACAAAGCCGCGACGTACCAGCGGTATCAGGGCGACAAGATCGTGGACCGGTACAACGCCTTTACCTACCGGCTGCTGTCGAAGGTGATGGACTCGCACAACGTCGGGCGGAACCGGGGCAGCATACCGCAGGCGCTGGGCCGGGTAAAATCGCGCACGCTGGTTGTCGGCATCCGCTCTGATCTGCTGTTTCCCCCATCGGAGCAGCAGTTTCTGGCCCGGCACATCCCCAACGCATCGTACCAGGAAATCGACTCGCTTTACGGCCACGACGGCTTTCTGATTGAGTTTCGACCGCTGACGGCCCTGATCCGTACCTGGACAGCGTCCCTCGACGTGGCCCAACCGGGCACCGTACGTACAAACCCGGCCTGACCGAACGAGAAGCTGGATTGACCGCTACTGTTGAACTGGCCAAAGACCTATCGGCTCAGGAAAGGGTATAACTATTTCTTCATACGTGTAGTTGATTCTACCTGTGTAAGTCATTCTACTTTTGAAATTCGATTACGTTTATGAATAGTCATTGTGAACTATCCTACGTGGTGGTCGATGATGATGAGGACGACCGCCTGTTGATGCGCCTTGCCCTCGAGCAGTCACAGCGCACACTACCCGTGCTTGAATTTTCTGACGGTCAGGAATTGATTGACTACCTGTCGCAGGATACCAGTGCCCGCCCCGACGAAGACATGCACTGGCTGGTTATTATGGACGTAAACATGCCCCGCATGAACGGACTCGATGCCCTGCAAACGCTTCGGCAGGACCCTCACTGGGCCAAGTTGCCTGTGCTGATGCTGTCGACAGCCGACGACGACGTCACGCGGCAGTTATCACTGGAAAAAGGGGCCAACGGCTATCTGGTCAAGCCGACATCGATGCAGGACTATGGGCCGCTTTTCGATCGACACTTTGCGCCCTGGCTGGCCGTCGATTCCAGTCAGTGGCCTGATTACAGCAGTCAGGCGGACCAATCGTTATAACCTGCTCTTTTCACGAACTCATCGTAATGTACAACAAGAAAGACCACTACCTACCCGAAGAAGAACTGTACCCTGTATGCTACGTGGTAGCCGATGACGACCCGGATGAGCTACTGCTGATGCGTGCGGCCCTGTCGCAGCAGCAACGCCCCCTACCCGTCCGGGAATTTGTTGATGGACAGTACGTTGTCGATTATTTACTCGATAATAGGGAGTCGCGGAACGACGAGGATGTACACTGGCTGCTGATCCTGGATATGCACATGCCCCGACTGAATGGTCTGGAGACTGTGAAAGCCATCCGTCAGAATCACAACTGGGACACGATCCCTATTCTGCTGTTTACGGAGGAAGACAACGATTCCCTTATCCAGGAAGCCCTCGCCAGCGGGGCTAACGGCTGCATCACCAAACCCGAACGGCTGGACGATTATCGGCAGTTGTTCGACAAGTTTTTCAGCCCTTACCTGCGCAATTGGTAAGCGGCTAACGGCTGTTAAGTGATTACGTTGTATCCGGCAGCTTCCAGCTGTCGGGGCCGCGATAGCGGCTAACAGTGCTCTGGCCATTTAGCCTGACGGCTCCGACAGCTGGAAGCTGCCGGATATAATACAACCGCTCGATGCGGCTAACAGCTAGCTCGGTCAGGGTAGCAGACGCACCAGATCGAAGTACGGCGGCAGCAGATGATTGGTGAATATCTTCTCGCGTTCCTGCGGGTACTTTTTATAGTAGGCTTCGTCGGGAACAAGCGATATGATCGTGCCGGTACGGACGTAGTCGCTCGACTGATGAAACGTCGGCGGCACGTACTCTTTCAGGTTGGTTTTGACATACCGACTGGCGTACTCACCCAGGTATTTTCGATAGACTTTACTTGCTTTCTGCGCCGGTTTCGACAGCCGGTTAAACACGTACCGCAAGGCCAGATTTTTTGGAAACTTCTGCTTTTTGATCAGTGCAGGCGCATTCGCAAACGGATTGACCGGGTTGAAATCGTCGAGCGTCTGAATCGTAATCGGCATCTCCGGCACCCAGTCGGCCGCGTTGACCACGTTGAACGACCACCCGCCGACCGCCATCGCTTCGTATTCGTAGGCAAACTGTAGGTTGCCCGGTTTGGGCGCGGCACTGCAATAGGTTTTGAACTGAACCGACGCCGGAATTTTCCCCGACCGCTGTAGCTGCTTCAGGTGCGCCGTCATCAGATACGCAATAGCCCCGCCCTGACTGTGGCCCATCACGTAGAAATTAGTGATCCCTTTCCGTACGCAGGAATCGAGCCGGGGCATGATGTCCTGCGCCAGAAACGCCGTGCCGATCAGCCAGCCAATGTGTACGGCCGCGCGGGGATCATTGGCCAGCTGGTAATCGAACTTGTAATCGTTGGTCATCACGATATTTCCTTTGGCGGGCACCATAGCCGCGTAGAAATTTTCGAGCCAGCCCACCGGATTCAGCGTTGTACCCCGGATGCTGATGACGCCCACTGAATCGGGGCTGGACCAGAGTTCCCAGCGGTTATCCAGCCCCACGATGGGTGAACGGTACAGCCGGGCGAAGCGCTGCGGCTTCGGTATCGGCGTGTTGGCGGGCAGCGTATCGACCTGTTTGGCGAATACGCTTAGCAGTTCAACGTATTCAGCTTTGTCGAAGCCGGGTTTCAATTTCTGCGCCTGTGCGATGTGGGTCAAACTCAGGCAGGCAAGGAGCACCAACAGTCCGTTTTTCATCGTTTACCGCATTCTTGTGGATAGATTCAGATCAGCAATTGCTCGGCTACGGGCAGCAGCGGAGCCACTTCGGCCTGCGCCTGCAACAGCGCATCGGCATAGGGTTGGTAGAGCACGCGCCCCGGCGGGGTTGTCGACAAGTCAGCATCCCACAGGCCCGACTTGTGCCAGGGCGTGAGGTGATCCCAATCGGGCCGGTCGACAATTGGATACAGGCAGACGCCCCACAGCGGTACGCCCGCGAGTAAAGCAGCTGCGCATTCCTGCCCGATCATCCGAATCCACTGCGGCCGGTCAATACCGGGGTGGCTGGTTTCGGTTAGGGCGATGGGTCGTTTGTAGCGATCGTGGGCTTCGATCAGCAGTTTCCGCAGCGGTACCCAGCGCGGGTCGGGCACGGCGTCGGCCCAGCCCAGGAACGTGTGCGTACCGCTGATCCACTGATTGTTGTAATAATAGTTGAAGCCCAGAATATCCAGAAATTCAGGCGACCCGCCCAGCTCGGGCGAAATCCGACCCGCCAACATATCGACGGACTGAAACTGGTTATTGTGCCCTTCGGCGGCTCTGTCCCGTTCGGCTTTGGTGGCCGGCAAAGGTGGCACGATATGCACCAATGGTTCGGTGGTCAGAATACGAATCGACGGGTCGATTTCGCGCATGGCCGCCACGCACTCGATGTAGCCGCGCATCAGTCCGCGCTTCACTTCCCAGCCCTGTTTCGTGCAGTACGGCGATGTGCCGCGGGCATCGCCACCCAGCCACGACATGAAACTCACTTCGTTGATCGGCGTTACAATCAGCGGCTCGTCGGGATACAGGTCGCGGTAAAATCGAACGAATGCCCGACCCAGCGCGGCAAAGCGCCGGGCAAACATCGGGTGCAGGGGTGTCAGGTCGTCGGGGTAGCCGAAGTGGCACAAGTCCCAAACTTGTTGAATACCCTGCCGGTGGCCTTCGGCAAGCATCGACTCGACCGTGCGCCAGTCGTACTGATACGCCGTTTTTTCGACCTGACTCCAGCGGATGCCTTCCCGGACGGTACGCAGGTCGAACTGTTTCAGGTCTTCGTAATCCTGCTGAATGAGTTGCAGGTGGCCCGTCAGGGGCAGAAAATCGACGCGATTACCAAAAGCGTTGAGTTGATCGGTACACTCGTAACCGGCCCACCAGAACGAACGAAATGGATTCCCGGTGGTCGATACAGATAACGTTGAGGGCATGAGGAAAACAGTCTACGGACTGTGCGAGTGATTACCAAAGGTGCCTAAAAATGGGACGGTAGGCAAACTTACCGGCTACTTTGTGAGCTAAAGGAGCTATAATCCCTGCACGATAGCCAGCACGAGTTTGGCCGAATTGCGGGCAGCTGTCGGGTAAAATTTGTCGTAGGCGATGTGCGCTTCGGCATCGGCGCGGTCGCTCAGGCTGCGGATAATGAGGTGCGGTACCTGAAGCTGATAGCATACCTGCGCTACGGCCGCGCCTTCCATTTCGGTCGCATCGGCACCGAAGTCCGTCCGCAGGCTAACTCCCTTTGCCGCCGACGCCACAAACACGTCGCCCGTCACAACCGTACCCGTCATCACCCGCACCGGCCGGTTCGACACTCCACCGTCGGCCAGGGGAATTCCCTCCAATGTTACGGCACCGCTCACCCGCTGCGCCAGCCCCAGCAGGGTCGAATCGGCCGGAAAATACAGCGGATTGAACTGCCGGGTGATGGCGTCGCGCGTTTGCCGGACAGGCGTATTTTTATCGGTAACCGAACTGTAATCGTGGTGGGCCGTGCGGCTGGCGATAACGATGTCGCCGGGTTGCAGATCGGGATTAGTGCCGCCCGCGATACCGGTAAACAGCACCCGCCGGGGCCGGAAGTGGTCGAGCAACAGGGCCGTTGTCATGGCGGCATTCACCTTACCGATTCCCGTTTCGGCCACCACGACGCGTTGCTTCCCTAATTGTCCGGTTGTGAACACGATACCGTCTACAACAACCTCTTTCGGCTTTTTCAGCGACTGCTTCACCAGCGCGACCTCCGCCCCAAACGCCCCCAGCAAGCCCGTCACGGGCCGGGTTTTGTAGCGTTGTGCGTAAGCGGGCTGAATGAGAAAGGCGAAAGCGAGTAGCAGGTATTTGAGCATAGAATTTTAGTTAAACACAGAGGGACGGAGATAAGCACAGAGAGCACAGAGGTCATAACATCTGTGAAAATACGCGAAACCTCAGTGTTCTCCGTGTAAATCTCTGTGCCTCTGTGTTTAAAAAACTACGTCACAGCGAAGACCTTAGCCAGCAACCGCGATAAGGGCAGCAGACAAAACACCAGCATAGCCAGCGGAAACGACGCAAAAGCCGCTACCCAGGCCGCGTTCATCACAATCAGCGATAGCACACCGGCTTTCACGGCCCGGCCAATGTTGGGGCCAATCGGTTCGCGGACGGCCTGCCAGAGCGGAGGGAAAATATAATAGCCAAACAGAGCCAGAAACGGGAAAGCCGTGCCGAGTTGCTGCCGGTCCTGCGCCAGCGCGGCCACGCAGCCGATAACCAGCGCGTAGAGTAATCCGGCCACGCGCAGCACCACCGGACTACCGCCGTGTACTTCGCCCCGACTGATCATGGTGATAGCCGCGATGTAAATAATCGGAATGATACCGACCCACAGCCAGGGCATCAGTTGATCGGGCAGGATGCTGACGCCCAGCAGCAGGTTAAGTCCCCGACACAAGCCCATGTTCAGCGGGCCAGCCAGCGAATGATGTTTGCCAAACCGGTCATACACAAGCGATACGACAACGATAGCCAGCGCCAGCAACCCCGCCGTGTTGTTGACCAGAAACGCCGTAATTACACCTAGCGCATACAGCCCAGCCCCTAGCCCGGCAGCCGCGCCTTTGCTGACGACGCCACTCGGAATGGGTCGTTCGGGTCGCTCGACAGCGTCGAGTTCGGCATCGAACACGTCGTTGAATACGACGCCCCCCCCGTACAGACCAACTGTAGCAAGCGCCAGCCAGCCAATCGGGGCGGGGGCGGGACTGTTGGTTGCGAAATACCCCGCGATAGCCATACCCGCCAGCACGTCGGCGATGGCGGTGACGAGGTTGGCCGGACGAGTCAGCGAAAGCAATGCTTTGAGCATAGTTGATAAACAGTAAAAGTCGGCGGGTCAGCCCTGCGCCCGTTTGATGACACTACCCAACAGACTGCCGATGAATGTCAGACCGATGGAGCCGTACAGGCTAAAATTTTCGAGATCCTGCCGGTGTCCACCCACAGCCGGACCCAGCACAAACGTGTACCCCAGCCAGAGTAGCAGCGCCTGCTCGATAGCCAGCGCCCACCCTTTGCGGGTTTCCAGAAAGCCGATCAGCACACCCACAATGGCGGCTGCCAGATACGGCCAGTGAATGACATTGCTGCGCTTGATAATCAGCAGCAGCAGCGTACTCGTCAGCACGACCAGCCCCATGTGCAGCACGAACCGCCGATCGAAAAAAGCGGTGGGTGCGGGTTCACCGCCAATCGGTACGGTTGCCGCGTTTGCCAGTGTATCGGCCCGTTCCAGATCACTACGGCTCAGATCGGTACGGCGCAGCTTCTGCCCCGCCATACCCCGCCATCGGTATGGTTCGGGCAGATCGGTGCTGTTATGAAAAACGGCTTTGTCGAAATCGGTGAATGCCTGCTCGTAGTCGCCCTGTTCGTAATGGATTTTACCCGTTTCCAGATGCAGCTCAGACACGGTGTCGTCGTAGCTTTTCCCCCGGTTCAGGTCGGTCAATGCTGCTGCCGGATCACCCAGATCGTGGTAAATCCGGGCCCGGTACAGATACGCCACGCTCGATTTGGGCTGCTCCGCCAGAGCCGCGTTGAAATACGCCAGTGCATCCGCCGTCTGTCCACCATCGTACAGATTGATTCCATCGCGGAGACGGTCGGCTTCTTTTTGGGCGGCCGTCCGCTGATCGGCGTAGTAACGCAGGTAAATAATATAACCGACAAAAGCGGTCAGGGCGGTTAGTTCCAGCATGGGTCGTCTGGTTTACCATACAACACTGGTTGGCCTATAGTCATTCCAGATTCAGGCTTCTATTCAGCCTATTCGGGTGCCTTTTTGAGACAAAAGGCACAACCAATATCCACAAGTCTGTCAATGGCTGAAATTACCCCCCAGCCCCCTGAAGGGGGAGCGGTTCATTTGCGGAACGCTCCCCCTTCAGGGGGCTGGGGGTAAACGGGCCGAAGGAAATTTGCTAGCTATCTAAGCTAATACAAGAACTTAACAGCCCTGCCCTTCAGGGGGCTGGGGGTAATTTCAACCGCTACCGGATAATGGTCGATTCCTTATCGACGCGGGGAGCCTGCCCACCACGCAGCACCGAACTGCCGTTGAACCGCTGACTTTGATCAATGCCCAGCGGCTGGCTCAGCTCGTCCAGACTTAGCTGCCCGCTCTGGGCGAAAGCCGTAACGGCGTTAGTAAACGTGACGAGCCGGATAGCTTCGTCGGAAATGCCGTGCTGCTTCATCAGCGCAGCCGTTTTCGGGACGGCCAGCGGGTCGCTGATGCCCCAGTCGGCAGCGGAGTTGATCATGATACGTTCGGGGCCGTACTGCTTCACGATCTCGACCATCCGCTCGTTGCCCATTTTGGTGAACGGATAGATAGTAAAGCCCGCCCAGAAGCCCCGGTCCAGCGTTTCGCGAACCGTTTCTTCGTTGTTGTGGTCAACGATCACCATGCCGGGGTCGATACCGTGCTCGATGGCGATGTCCATACTCCGGCTTGTGCCCTGTTTTTTGTCGCGGTGGGGCGTGTGAATCTGCACCGGCAGGCCCGCTTCTTTCGCCAGATCGAGCTGGGCGCGGTAGTATTTTTCTTCGGAGACCGTCTGATCGTCGAAACCGATTTCACCGATGCCAACGACGCCTTCTTTGTAAATAAACAGCGGTAGAATCTCCATCACCTGCTCGGCCAGCTCTTCCTGATTGGCTTCTTTCGAGTTCAGGCCGATGGTGCAGTAGTGCCGGATACCGAACTGCGACGCCCGGAACCGCTCCCACCCCACGAGGCTGGCAAAGTAATCGCGGAACGAGTCGACGCCGGTGCGGGGCTGCCCCAGCCAGAACGCCGGTTCAATCATCGCCACCACGCCCGCGTCGGCCATCGCCTGATAGTCGTCGGTAGTGCGGGAGGTCA is part of the Spirosoma rhododendri genome and encodes:
- a CDS encoding homoserine O-acetyltransferase family protein, with protein sequence MSAPSTIHYFDYKYSFPLESGATLPGFRLAYTTQGTLRQENGQSNVVWICHALTGNANVSDWWGGMVGAGKFFDPEKHFIVCANVLGSCYGSSGPLSENPATGEPFYHDFPVVTVRDIVNSLDLLRQELGIDRIHTCIGGSLGGEQALEWAIDQPDLIQRLILIASGAVASPWCIAFNEAQRMAIEADPTWTERRADAGAMGMKAARAMAMISYRNYDTYGFTQALDNNEQLDDYKAATYQRYQGDKIVDRYNAFTYRLLSKVMDSHNVGRNRGSIPQALGRVKSRTLVVGIRSDLLFPPSEQQFLARHIPNASYQEIDSLYGHDGFLIEFRPLTALIRTWTASLDVAQPGTVRTNPA
- a CDS encoding response regulator, which translates into the protein MNSHCELSYVVVDDDEDDRLLMRLALEQSQRTLPVLEFSDGQELIDYLSQDTSARPDEDMHWLVIMDVNMPRMNGLDALQTLRQDPHWAKLPVLMLSTADDDVTRQLSLEKGANGYLVKPTSMQDYGPLFDRHFAPWLAVDSSQWPDYSSQADQSL
- a CDS encoding response regulator, yielding MYNKKDHYLPEEELYPVCYVVADDDPDELLLMRAALSQQQRPLPVREFVDGQYVVDYLLDNRESRNDEDVHWLLILDMHMPRLNGLETVKAIRQNHNWDTIPILLFTEEDNDSLIQEALASGANGCITKPERLDDYRQLFDKFFSPYLRNW
- a CDS encoding lipase family protein, whose translation is MKNGLLVLLACLSLTHIAQAQKLKPGFDKAEYVELLSVFAKQVDTLPANTPIPKPQRFARLYRSPIVGLDNRWELWSSPDSVGVISIRGTTLNPVGWLENFYAAMVPAKGNIVMTNDYKFDYQLANDPRAAVHIGWLIGTAFLAQDIMPRLDSCVRKGITNFYVMGHSQGGAIAYLMTAHLKQLQRSGKIPASVQFKTYCSAAPKPGNLQFAYEYEAMAVGGWSFNVVNAADWVPEMPITIQTLDDFNPVNPFANAPALIKKQKFPKNLALRYVFNRLSKPAQKASKVYRKYLGEYASRYVKTNLKEYVPPTFHQSSDYVRTGTIISLVPDEAYYKKYPQEREKIFTNHLLPPYFDLVRLLP
- a CDS encoding glycoside hydrolase family 1 protein; protein product: MPSTLSVSTTGNPFRSFWWAGYECTDQLNAFGNRVDFLPLTGHLQLIQQDYEDLKQFDLRTVREGIRWSQVEKTAYQYDWRTVESMLAEGHRQGIQQVWDLCHFGYPDDLTPLHPMFARRFAALGRAFVRFYRDLYPDEPLIVTPINEVSFMSWLGGDARGTSPYCTKQGWEVKRGLMRGYIECVAAMREIDPSIRILTTEPLVHIVPPLPATKAERDRAAEGHNNQFQSVDMLAGRISPELGGSPEFLDILGFNYYYNNQWISGTHTFLGWADAVPDPRWVPLRKLLIEAHDRYKRPIALTETSHPGIDRPQWIRMIGQECAAALLAGVPLWGVCLYPIVDRPDWDHLTPWHKSGLWDADLSTTPPGRVLYQPYADALLQAQAEVAPLLPVAEQLLI
- a CDS encoding 5'-methylthioadenosine/adenosylhomocysteine nucleosidase, encoding MLKYLLLAFAFLIQPAYAQRYKTRPVTGLLGAFGAEVALVKQSLKKPKEVVVDGIVFTTGQLGKQRVVVAETGIGKVNAAMTTALLLDHFRPRRVLFTGIAGGTNPDLQPGDIVIASRTAHHDYSSVTDKNTPVRQTRDAITRQFNPLYFPADSTLLGLAQRVSGAVTLEGIPLADGGVSNRPVRVMTGTVVTGDVFVASAAKGVSLRTDFGADATEMEGAAVAQVCYQLQVPHLIIRSLSDRADAEAHIAYDKFYPTAARNSAKLVLAIVQGL
- the eboC gene encoding UbiA-like protein EboC (EboC, a homolog the polyprenyltransferase UbiA, belongs to system of proteins involved in the trafficking of precursor metabolites to an extracytoplasmic compartment so that the biosynthesis of certain natural products, such as scytonemin, can be completed.) yields the protein MLKALLSLTRPANLVTAIADVLAGMAIAGYFATNSPAPAPIGWLALATVGLYGGGVVFNDVFDAELDAVERPERPIPSGVVSKGAAAGLGAGLYALGVITAFLVNNTAGLLALAIVVVSLVYDRFGKHHSLAGPLNMGLCRGLNLLLGVSILPDQLMPWLWVGIIPIIYIAAITMISRGEVHGGSPVVLRVAGLLYALVIGCVAALAQDRQQLGTAFPFLALFGYYIFPPLWQAVREPIGPNIGRAVKAGVLSLIVMNAAWVAAFASFPLAMLVFCLLPLSRLLAKVFAVT
- a CDS encoding tetratricopeptide repeat protein, which translates into the protein MLELTALTAFVGYIIYLRYYADQRTAAQKEADRLRDGINLYDGGQTADALAYFNAALAEQPKSSVAYLYRARIYHDLGDPAAALTDLNRGKSYDDTVSELHLETGKIHYEQGDYEQAFTDFDKAVFHNSTDLPEPYRWRGMAGQKLRRTDLSRSDLERADTLANAATVPIGGEPAPTAFFDRRFVLHMGLVVLTSTLLLLIIKRSNVIHWPYLAAAIVGVLIGFLETRKGWALAIEQALLLWLGYTFVLGPAVGGHRQDLENFSLYGSIGLTFIGSLLGSVIKRAQG
- a CDS encoding TatD family hydrolase, which gives rise to MDFMDSIRGMSFFDMHVHMTSRTTDDYQAMADAGVVAMIEPAFWLGQPRTGVDSFRDYFASLVGWERFRASQFGIRHYCTIGLNSKEANQEELAEQVMEILPLFIYKEGVVGIGEIGFDDQTVSEEKYYRAQLDLAKEAGLPVQIHTPHRDKKQGTSRSMDIAIEHGIDPGMVIVDHNNEETVRETLDRGFWAGFTIYPFTKMGNERMVEIVKQYGPERIMINSAADWGISDPLAVPKTAALMKQHGISDEAIRLVTFTNAVTAFAQSGQLSLDELSQPLGIDQSQRFNGSSVLRGGQAPRVDKESTIIR